In Campylobacter sp. 2014D-0216, the following proteins share a genomic window:
- a CDS encoding NAD(P)-binding domain-containing protein has translation MKVFDMVVIGAGPAGIAAGIEAKIKNKEVIVLEKTDSICQTLVKFYKEGKRVDKAYKGCDSTNYGHINFEDGTRESTIETFQKAIEEHHLEVKLSSEVESVKKDGENFIVSTANENYICKNAVIAIGRMGKPNKPSYPLPITLTKIINFNANSASQNEKILVVGGGNSAAEYAIDLAKNNDVTLCYRRETFSRLNDINLEDIQKAFEQGSVKAKLGIDINSIEDENGKAKVNFTNDTCETYDRIIYAIGGSTPLDFLQKCSIEVDEKGVPSFDENKESNVKGLFVAGDIASKNGASIVVGLNDSFKICDYLYKC, from the coding sequence ATGAAAGTTTTTGATATGGTAGTTATCGGAGCTGGACCTGCAGGTATTGCAGCAGGAATAGAAGCCAAAATAAAAAATAAAGAAGTAATTGTTTTAGAAAAAACTGACTCAATCTGCCAAACTTTGGTTAAATTTTACAAAGAAGGCAAAAGAGTTGACAAGGCTTATAAAGGTTGCGATAGTACAAATTACGGACATATAAATTTTGAAGATGGAACAAGAGAAAGTACAATAGAAACTTTCCAAAAAGCGATCGAAGAACATCACCTTGAGGTGAAACTTTCAAGTGAAGTTGAAAGTGTTAAAAAAGATGGGGAAAATTTCATTGTTAGCACTGCAAATGAAAATTATATCTGCAAAAATGCAGTTATAGCTATAGGTAGAATGGGTAAACCAAATAAACCAAGTTATCCATTACCTATCACTTTAACTAAAATCATTAATTTCAATGCAAATTCAGCAAGTCAAAATGAAAAAATATTGGTTGTTGGTGGTGGAAATTCAGCTGCTGAATACGCTATAGATTTAGCTAAAAATAATGACGTAACGCTTTGCTACAGAAGAGAAACTTTCTCAAGATTAAACGATATTAATCTTGAAGATATTCAAAAAGCTTTCGAGCAAGGTAGTGTCAAAGCAAAGCTAGGTATTGATATAAATAGCATAGAAGATGAAAATGGCAAAGCAAAGGTAAATTTCACTAATGATACATGTGAAACCTACGATCGCATTATTTATGCTATTGGTGGTTCAACTCCGCTTGATTTCTTGCAAAAATGTTCAATTGAAGTTGATGAAAAAGGTGTACCTAGTTTTGATGAGAACAAAGAAAGTAATGTAAAAGGATTGTTTGTAGCAGGAGATATTGCTAGTAAAAATGGAGCTTCTATTGTAGTGGGTTTAAATGATTCATTTAAAATCTGCGATTATCTTTATAAATGCTAA
- a CDS encoding tRNA1(Val) (adenine(37)-N6)-methyltransferase has product MLKLFQLPKGYRYNNDSLLLFDFLSQHHLKGNILDIGCGCGILGLLTKQKFPNSKVYMLDIQEQNIKLTRKNAKENNLEIQSFCEDFLNYNSDIKFDFLISNPPFYKKNTQKSEDTHLCISRYQEFMPLEKMLAKINSLIQPNGSFFMCYDANFLDEICAYLKEFKLKLVALQCVHSNPQTNARIILMHIKKNSKSPCVIMPTLFMYNNNTLNPKIQEIYNTTGTISYDI; this is encoded by the coding sequence ATGCTAAAACTTTTTCAACTTCCAAAAGGCTATCGCTACAACAATGATAGTCTTTTGCTTTTTGATTTTTTATCCCAACACCACCTCAAAGGAAATATCCTAGATATAGGTTGTGGATGTGGTATCTTGGGACTTTTAACTAAACAAAAATTTCCCAACTCCAAAGTATATATGCTAGACATTCAAGAGCAAAATATCAAACTAACACGCAAAAATGCCAAAGAAAACAATCTCGAAATCCAAAGCTTTTGCGAAGATTTTTTAAATTACAATAGCGATATTAAATTTGACTTTTTAATCTCCAATCCTCCTTTTTATAAAAAAAACACCCAAAAAAGTGAAGATACCCATTTGTGTATATCTAGATATCAAGAATTTATGCCACTTGAAAAAATGTTAGCCAAAATCAATAGCCTCATTCAGCCAAATGGTAGTTTTTTTATGTGCTATGATGCAAATTTTTTAGATGAAATATGCGCTTATTTAAAGGAGTTTAAACTAAAATTGGTAGCGTTACAATGTGTACACTCCAACCCTCAAACCAATGCAAGAATCATCTTAATGCATATCAAAAAAAACAGCAAAAGTCCTTGTGTGATTATGCCTACACTTTTTATGTATAATAACAATACACTTAATCCAAAAATACAAGAAATTTACAACACTACAGGAACTATAAGCTATGATATATGA
- a CDS encoding YkgJ family cysteine cluster protein, with translation MIYEKGFDYSFDENACQKCGGKCCIGDSGYIYASKEELEAIASFLNLDFEAFKEQYLIKVGFKYSLKEAKYENGYRCIFFDTMHKKCLIYQCRPKQCRTFPFWDYFKTHKEELKKECIGVCFH, from the coding sequence ATGATATATGAAAAAGGTTTTGATTATTCTTTTGATGAAAATGCTTGTCAAAAATGCGGTGGTAAATGTTGCATAGGCGATAGTGGGTATATTTATGCTAGCAAGGAAGAGTTAGAAGCAATTGCTAGTTTTTTAAATCTTGATTTTGAAGCTTTTAAAGAACAATACCTCATCAAAGTTGGTTTTAAATACAGCCTTAAAGAGGCAAAGTACGAAAATGGCTATCGTTGTATTTTTTTTGATACAATGCATAAAAAATGTTTAATTTATCAATGTCGGCCAAAACAATGTCGAACTTTTCCATTTTGGGATTATTTTAAAACACACAAAGAGGAGTTGAAAAAAGAATGCATAGGGGTTTGTTTTCATTAA
- a CDS encoding tetratricopeptide repeat protein, whose amino-acid sequence MHRGLFSLIIALFLTSFVFAKDENKIIQALVYEEEGQLQDACNVYADLFKENNESIYLKKALFLALGANLKEKEALIKASKDFLDHPAIARLNALYFFEIGDYKQAEAILHQLIEKEQDFKNHEILGDIFAKKTLYTKALEQYSLAYKLFAHENLLLKMVEINIKNKNIHQAKKLLEDFVKTSSCTLKTCTLLLKIYQDQKNYKASIQTLEKLYKLNHDIKYIYAIIELLVQEKNYTQALNLSQTYNIDPDTKIFLYTQIKDYKKAYAIALQHYKLSQDKKYLSMAGVLEFEIYMDPKSKKINDPKILASILKKFEKSVDVRSDALYQNYYGYALIEYDIDIAKGMELVGWALEQEPQNLYYLDSLAWGYYKLKDCKKAYEILQKTLHDKEFSSSDESKEHLKAIKKCLQK is encoded by the coding sequence ATGCATAGGGGTTTGTTTTCATTAATCATTGCTTTATTTTTAACAAGTTTTGTCTTCGCAAAAGATGAGAATAAAATCATACAAGCACTTGTTTATGAAGAAGAAGGACAACTGCAAGATGCGTGTAATGTTTATGCGGATTTATTCAAAGAAAACAATGAAAGTATTTATCTAAAAAAAGCATTATTTCTTGCTCTTGGGGCTAATTTAAAAGAAAAAGAAGCGCTTATAAAAGCTTCTAAGGATTTTTTAGATCACCCTGCTATTGCTAGATTAAATGCATTGTATTTTTTTGAAATAGGAGATTATAAACAAGCAGAGGCAATTCTTCATCAGCTTATTGAAAAAGAACAAGACTTTAAAAATCATGAAATACTAGGAGATATCTTTGCTAAAAAAACCTTATACACCAAAGCCTTAGAACAATATAGCCTTGCTTATAAACTTTTTGCACATGAGAATTTATTGTTGAAAATGGTAGAAATCAATATAAAAAATAAAAACATTCATCAAGCAAAAAAACTACTAGAAGACTTTGTAAAAACATCAAGCTGTACACTTAAAACATGCACTCTACTTTTAAAAATCTATCAAGATCAAAAAAACTACAAAGCAAGTATCCAAACTCTTGAAAAGCTATACAAACTCAACCATGATATTAAATACATCTATGCTATTATAGAACTACTAGTGCAAGAAAAAAACTACACTCAAGCTTTAAATTTAAGCCAAACATACAACATTGATCCTGATACTAAAATCTTCTTATATACTCAAATAAAAGATTATAAGAAAGCTTATGCGATAGCACTCCAGCATTATAAACTTAGCCAAGATAAAAAATACCTCTCCATGGCAGGAGTTTTAGAGTTTGAAATTTACATGGATCCTAAAAGTAAAAAAATCAACGATCCTAAAATTCTAGCTTCTATTTTGAAAAAATTTGAAAAAAGCGTAGATGTGCGTAGCGATGCTTTGTATCAAAACTACTATGGATATGCCTTAATCGAATATGATATCGATATAGCCAAAGGTATGGAGTTAGTAGGTTGGGCACTTGAACAAGAGCCGCAAAACCTTTACTATCTTGATTCGCTTGCCTGGGGATATTATAAACTCAAAGACTGCAAAAAAGCTTATGAAATTTTACAAAAAACACTTCACGATAAAGAATTTTCAAGCTCAGATGAAAGCAAAGAGCACTTAAAGGCGATCAAAAAATGTTTACAAAAATAA
- a CDS encoding indole-3-glycerol-phosphate synthase TrpC has translation MFTKINLEDCFSKTQKILETKKEIFPYDMLGRSLASNAFYPKDIYTLLIEGRLSNFLYSKDLNFDQASFDAVILPTSSLQNHDIQNLSLFRRYHEKPVIQFDFIFDEYQILESLVYGADAFIIFPKMLKTMQLKKLYNFAIHLGLEAIFYLENKTDLNHAILAGARIFLLEDENLLPLIPKNKALISKNITNLHANIKEI, from the coding sequence ATGTTTACAAAAATAAATCTTGAAGACTGTTTTTCAAAAACACAAAAAATTCTAGAAACAAAAAAAGAAATTTTTCCTTATGATATGCTAGGACGTAGTTTAGCCTCCAATGCTTTTTACCCTAAAGATATCTATACGCTTTTGATTGAAGGAAGACTTTCAAATTTTTTATACTCCAAAGATTTAAATTTTGATCAAGCAAGCTTTGATGCTGTTATCTTGCCAACAAGTTCTTTACAAAACCATGATATACAAAATTTAAGTCTTTTTAGACGTTACCATGAAAAACCTGTGATTCAGTTTGATTTTATTTTTGATGAATATCAAATTTTAGAAAGCTTAGTTTATGGTGCAGATGCATTTATCATTTTCCCTAAAATGCTTAAAACTATGCAACTTAAAAAGCTCTATAATTTTGCCATTCATCTTGGTCTAGAAGCCATTTTTTACCTAGAAAACAAAACAGATCTTAACCATGCTATTTTAGCTGGAGCTAGAATTTTTCTCCTTGAAGATGAAAACCTTTTACCTTTAATACCAAAAAATAAAGCACTAATAAGCAAAAACATCACAAATTTACATGCAAACATAAAGGAAATATAA
- a CDS encoding HIT family hydrolase, FHIT branch, translated as MEYLYAPWRDVYFNTKDKDFCPFCHCRQNLHEDEKLGVIFRAKHCFGVMNKYPYSPGHFMIIPYVHLENIEDLNDETWLEISHFVRIGVKILKQEFHAKGVNIGMNLGTAAGAGIAPHCHYHLIPRWQGDTNFITTIGQTRVCGSDLEKVYMSLCKAFKDYV; from the coding sequence ATGGAGTATTTATACGCACCTTGGAGAGATGTTTATTTTAACACTAAAGATAAAGATTTTTGTCCTTTTTGCCACTGTAGACAAAATTTACATGAAGATGAAAAACTTGGTGTGATTTTTAGAGCCAAACACTGCTTTGGAGTTATGAATAAATACCCTTATAGCCCAGGACATTTTATGATCATACCTTATGTACACTTAGAAAACATAGAAGATTTAAATGATGAAACATGGCTTGAAATCAGCCATTTTGTGCGAATTGGCGTAAAAATCTTAAAACAAGAATTTCATGCCAAAGGAGTTAATATAGGTATGAACCTAGGCACTGCAGCAGGTGCTGGTATAGCACCACATTGTCATTATCATTTAATCCCAAGATGGCAAGGAGATACAAACTTTATCACCACCATAGGACAAACTAGAGTTTGTGGTAGCGATTTGGAAAAAGTATATATGAGTTTATGCAAAGCATTTAAAGACTATGTATAA
- the mnmH gene encoding tRNA 2-selenouridine(34) synthase MnmH, with translation MYKEVNFEDFLTYNFDLLIDVRSPKEYHYAHIKNAQNYYALNDVEFQEIGTLYKKNKGLAKAKGASYICKNMSEHILKLYQICKIGSLVGIYCARGGKRSKAAALILAELGYRVVRLEGGYKAYRSYVSAFFTKNLNIEFLCLCGNTASGKSDLIQSLDNALNLEKLANHQGSSFGKIYGEQPSQKAFEDELFFFLKDYPFQTCFIEAESRQIGNLTLPLNLYNSMQNAKKIWCECDMNLRIQRVLKHYTPMEKDVFYKNVEKISPYISKKFKSKLCENFENNLLEQCVKMLFEYYDKVYKKPTKIDYFINSSNLEEAKKNLMSLNS, from the coding sequence ATGTATAAAGAAGTTAATTTTGAAGATTTTTTAACTTACAATTTTGATCTTTTAATTGATGTTAGAAGTCCTAAAGAATACCACTATGCCCATATTAAAAATGCGCAAAATTACTATGCGTTAAACGATGTTGAATTTCAAGAAATTGGTACACTTTATAAGAAAAACAAAGGCTTAGCCAAAGCAAAAGGCGCAAGCTATATATGCAAAAACATGAGCGAACATATTCTCAAGCTTTATCAAATATGTAAAATCGGATCTTTGGTTGGAATTTATTGTGCAAGAGGTGGAAAAAGATCCAAAGCTGCAGCTTTAATCTTAGCCGAACTAGGATATAGGGTTGTAAGATTAGAAGGTGGATATAAAGCCTATAGAAGTTATGTAAGTGCTTTTTTTACCAAAAACTTAAACATTGAGTTCTTATGCCTTTGTGGTAATACAGCAAGCGGAAAAAGTGATCTAATACAAAGCTTAGATAATGCTTTGAATTTAGAAAAACTAGCCAACCACCAAGGATCAAGTTTTGGTAAAATTTATGGAGAACAACCTAGCCAAAAAGCCTTTGAAGATGAGTTATTTTTCTTTTTAAAAGACTACCCTTTTCAAACTTGCTTTATAGAAGCTGAAAGTAGACAAATTGGAAATTTAACCTTACCATTAAATCTTTACAATAGCATGCAAAATGCTAAGAAAATTTGGTGTGAATGTGATATGAATTTGCGCATTCAAAGAGTGTTAAAGCATTATACTCCTATGGAAAAAGATGTGTTTTATAAAAATGTAGAAAAAATTTCTCCCTATATTAGTAAAAAATTTAAATCAAAACTTTGCGAGAACTTTGAAAACAACCTTTTAGAACAATGCGTCAAAATGCTTTTTGAATATTATGATAAAGTGTATAAAAAACCTACAAAGATTGATTATTTTATCAATAGTTCAAATTTAGAAGAAGCTAAGAAAAATCTTATGAGTTTAAACTCATAA
- a CDS encoding inorganic phosphate transporter, which yields MSKDNAIAFFIFIVSVLCFFVWGYNYIPNNSMVLFVLASVFGIFMAFNVGGNDVANSFGTSVGAKTVTIKQALIIAAVFELSGAVFAGGEVTNTIRSGIVVLPDGVDPMVFVCVMLSALLSSGIWLFIATKKGLPVSTTHSIIGGIVGSSIAMGFVFFDQDQAFSMVNWNGIYRIAMSWIISPLLGGLVAYLIYAYIYKKILKPSEDISLVIKEIKKERKAFKEEYFANLKNKSQEEQIKELSAIVLDDDEKRSEYKLKIKELKEKEKNIDVFSKMKFHVPLIACVGALIISSMFLFKGLSKVSTLDVMQNLWIVSIISIFAYIVTLAVVRLMKKTQANKTIEKIFSWFQIFTASSFAFSHGANDIANALGPFAAILDVLKNNTINPSSPVPFAVMLMFGIALVIGLWFLGKEVIQTVGSKLAEIKPTTGFSAELGASIVILLATQLGIPVSSTHILIGAILGIGVFNKDAKWGMMKPIGLAWVITLPVAGILSSVIFIIFVNIIL from the coding sequence TTGAGTAAAGATAACGCGATTGCATTTTTTATTTTTATTGTGAGTGTGTTATGCTTTTTTGTTTGGGGTTATAATTATATCCCTAATAATTCCATGGTATTGTTTGTTTTGGCAAGTGTCTTTGGAATTTTCATGGCCTTTAACGTTGGAGGTAACGATGTTGCAAATTCATTTGGTACAAGTGTAGGTGCTAAAACAGTTACGATTAAACAAGCTTTGATTATTGCAGCTGTGTTTGAATTAAGCGGGGCTGTGTTTGCAGGGGGAGAAGTAACAAATACCATAAGAAGCGGCATTGTGGTTTTGCCTGATGGGGTTGATCCTATGGTTTTTGTATGTGTTATGCTTTCAGCTTTGTTAAGTTCAGGAATCTGGTTGTTTATAGCAACAAAAAAAGGACTTCCTGTATCTACTACACATAGTATCATAGGTGGAATCGTTGGTTCTAGTATTGCTATGGGATTTGTGTTTTTTGATCAAGATCAAGCATTTTCTATGGTGAATTGGAATGGTATTTATAGAATTGCTATGAGTTGGATTATCTCTCCATTGCTTGGTGGGCTTGTAGCGTATTTAATTTATGCTTATATTTATAAAAAAATCCTAAAGCCATCTGAAGATATTTCACTAGTGATAAAAGAAATAAAAAAAGAAAGAAAAGCTTTTAAAGAAGAATATTTTGCTAATTTAAAAAACAAAAGCCAAGAAGAGCAAATTAAAGAGTTAAGTGCGATTGTTTTAGATGATGATGAAAAAAGAAGTGAATATAAATTAAAAATCAAAGAGTTGAAAGAAAAAGAAAAAAATATTGATGTTTTTTCAAAAATGAAATTCCATGTACCATTGATCGCATGTGTGGGAGCTTTGATTATTTCTTCTATGTTTTTATTTAAGGGTTTAAGCAAGGTTTCGACTTTAGATGTGATGCAAAATTTATGGATAGTTTCGATTATTTCTATTTTTGCTTATATTGTTACTTTAGCGGTTGTAAGATTGATGAAAAAAACTCAAGCTAATAAAACCATTGAAAAGATTTTTTCATGGTTTCAAATTTTTACCGCTTCAAGTTTTGCATTTTCTCATGGGGCAAATGATATAGCTAATGCACTTGGGCCATTTGCTGCAATTTTAGATGTACTTAAAAACAACACTATCAATCCTAGTTCACCAGTGCCATTTGCAGTAATGTTGATGTTTGGTATAGCTTTGGTTATAGGGCTTTGGTTTTTAGGTAAAGAAGTAATCCAAACAGTGGGATCAAAACTTGCTGAAATCAAACCAACAACAGGTTTTAGTGCTGAATTAGGTGCAAGTATAGTTATACTTTTGGCAACTCAATTAGGAATTCCTGTAAGCTCAACTCATATTTTAATTGGTGCTATTTTGGGTATAGGGGTGTTTAATAAAGATGCAAAATGGGGCATGATGAAACCGATAGGTCTAGCATGGGTGATCACTTTGCCAGTTGCTGGAATTCTTTCTAGTGTTATTTTTATAATTTTTGTTAATATTATCTTATGA
- the pdxA gene encoding 4-hydroxythreonine-4-phosphate dehydrogenase: MKKIAISVGDLNGIGMQILLACHDELVKICEPYYFIHHSLFQKASKLLKITPKSKINLVEICNENKNYFAFKEEKENCMIYSFSYQASGEIDPNFELNPATLDVKSGAYSFLSFEGASYCTQCFLDALVTLPINKKTWQMAGVEYKGHTEALRAFFKQDAIMMLGCDELYVALYTEHMALREVYKEIKALKLAKFLINFYQCTSFEKIGVLSFNPHASDNGVIGGEEEREIKKAIRMANVFLKDHTISLQKLENEDFLSQKEKENLHQKNIFINEPLVADTAFTPFALSQCKRLVSMYHDLALAPLKALYFDKSVNVSLNLPIVRTSVDHGTAYDKAYKNIDINLQSYMQAVKSALYFLKIKEKTK, from the coding sequence ATGAAAAAAATTGCCATTAGCGTAGGGGATTTAAATGGTATAGGTATGCAAATTTTATTAGCTTGTCATGATGAGCTAGTAAAAATTTGCGAACCTTATTATTTTATACATCATTCTTTGTTTCAAAAAGCAAGCAAGCTTTTAAAAATCACTCCTAAATCTAAAATCAATTTAGTTGAAATTTGCAACGAAAACAAAAATTATTTTGCTTTTAAAGAAGAAAAAGAAAACTGTATGATTTATAGCTTTTCTTACCAAGCTAGTGGGGAAATTGATCCAAATTTCGAGCTAAATCCTGCTACTTTAGATGTAAAAAGTGGAGCGTATTCTTTTTTGAGTTTTGAAGGGGCAAGTTATTGTACGCAATGTTTTTTAGATGCTTTGGTGACTTTACCGATTAATAAAAAAACTTGGCAAATGGCAGGAGTAGAGTATAAAGGACACACAGAGGCTTTAAGAGCGTTTTTTAAGCAAGATGCTATCATGATGTTAGGCTGTGATGAGCTTTATGTGGCTTTATACACTGAACATATGGCTTTAAGAGAGGTTTATAAAGAAATTAAAGCTTTAAAGCTTGCGAAATTTTTAATCAATTTTTATCAATGTACTTCTTTTGAAAAAATCGGCGTTTTGAGTTTTAATCCTCATGCAAGTGATAATGGTGTTATAGGTGGAGAGGAAGAGCGGGAGATAAAAAAAGCCATAAGAATGGCAAATGTGTTTTTAAAAGATCATACTATAAGCTTACAAAAGCTAGAAAATGAGGACTTTCTAAGTCAAAAAGAAAAAGAAAATTTACATCAAAAAAATATTTTTATAAACGAGCCGTTGGTAGCAGATACTGCTTTTACACCTTTTGCTTTAAGTCAATGCAAGCGGTTGGTGAGTATGTATCATGATCTAGCTTTGGCGCCTTTGAAAGCCTTGTATTTTGATAAAAGTGTTAATGTTAGTTTAAATTTGCCTATTGTTCGTACTAGTGTTGATCATGGTACAGCTTATGATAAAGCATATAAAAATATAGATATAAATTTACAAAGTTACATGCAAGCGGTAAAATCAGCGTTGTATTTTTTAAAAATCAAAGAAAAAACTAAGTAA
- a CDS encoding pyridoxine 5'-phosphate synthase, protein MLLGVNIDHIAVLREARKVNDPDLLEAAFLSANWADQITIHVREDRRHANEFDLEHILKYCKCVVNLECSIDMIEYALKYKPSRVTLVPEKRQELTTEGGLNLHNEKLQKAIDVLKQEEIEVSLFIDPNLEDIEKSSSLNADFIELHTGLYANIYNALFTNINQTSYAIAELILSKSELQKRLEDELQRLKQSASLAKTLGLRVAAGHGLNYKNVKNIVDILEIEELNIGQSIVARSVFVGLKEAILEMKALMKR, encoded by the coding sequence ATGCTTTTAGGGGTTAATATCGATCATATAGCGGTTTTGAGAGAGGCTAGGAAAGTAAATGATCCTGATTTGCTTGAGGCTGCATTTTTGAGTGCAAATTGGGCTGATCAAATTACCATTCATGTAAGAGAAGACCGTCGCCATGCTAATGAGTTTGACTTGGAGCATATCTTAAAATATTGCAAGTGCGTTGTAAATCTTGAATGTTCTATAGATATGATAGAGTATGCTTTAAAATACAAACCTTCACGTGTTACTTTGGTGCCTGAAAAAAGACAAGAGCTTACAACAGAAGGAGGGTTAAACCTTCATAATGAAAAATTACAAAAAGCAATTGATGTTTTAAAACAAGAAGAGATTGAAGTTTCTTTATTTATTGATCCAAATTTAGAAGATATTGAAAAATCATCTTCTTTAAATGCTGATTTTATAGAACTTCATACAGGTTTATATGCTAATATCTATAATGCATTATTTACCAATATCAATCAAACTTCTTATGCTATAGCCGAGCTAATTTTAAGTAAAAGTGAACTTCAAAAACGTTTAGAAGATGAGCTTCAACGATTAAAGCAAAGTGCAAGTTTAGCAAAAACTTTGGGTTTAAGGGTAGCTGCTGGACATGGATTAAATTATAAAAATGTAAAAAATATTGTGGATATTTTAGAGATAGAAGAACTAAATATAGGTCAAAGCATAGTAGCAAGATCAGTTTTTGTGGGCTTAAAAGAAGCGATATTAGAAATGAAAGCATTGATGAAAAGATGA
- a CDS encoding Ppx/GppA phosphatase family protein translates to MLGIDMGSNTLRAVLMDKNFNKLQSEEFIIAAAKNMQNDTISDEAIERIFNALKSLKEKNYDLSQAKAVATAAFRKAKNATTIMEQIEKKFQLKVQIIDAKTEARLSILGIQERLKSLKLFKKQLSYCDLGGASCEISSEQSCKSYDFGIISFYERMRFKTAKPSAYMRFFKKNPQNLKYIKDKTLKFHLSSYPMHFKQILFQALTISKHIKKEIKGNYFVLNSGVPTTLCAYKQNIKYKDYLEESVNGKILQKRDFFNFALKIWNLEQEKARIYLGENRKKYLIAGSLILFALFEKQKLIVIDDGVREGVCIAHFKNIKI, encoded by the coding sequence GTGTTAGGTATTGATATGGGATCAAATACATTAAGAGCTGTTTTAATGGATAAAAATTTCAACAAATTACAAAGCGAAGAATTTATCATAGCAGCGGCTAAAAATATGCAAAATGACACTATTAGCGATGAAGCTATTGAAAGAATTTTTAACGCTTTGAAATCTTTAAAAGAAAAAAATTACGATCTAAGTCAAGCAAAAGCAGTTGCCACAGCTGCTTTTAGAAAAGCAAAAAATGCTACAACTATTATGGAGCAAATTGAAAAAAAATTTCAACTCAAAGTGCAAATCATAGATGCAAAAACCGAAGCAAGATTAAGCATTTTAGGTATACAAGAAAGACTTAAAAGTCTAAAATTATTCAAAAAACAACTAAGTTATTGTGATTTAGGTGGTGCATCTTGTGAAATCTCTAGTGAGCAATCTTGTAAAAGTTATGATTTTGGTATCATTAGTTTTTATGAAAGAATGCGATTTAAAACCGCAAAACCTAGTGCTTATATGCGTTTTTTTAAGAAAAATCCACAAAACCTTAAATACATCAAAGACAAAACCTTAAAATTTCATCTTAGTTCTTATCCTATGCATTTTAAACAGATTTTATTTCAAGCGCTAACCATAAGCAAGCACATCAAAAAAGAAATCAAGGGAAACTATTTTGTTTTAAATTCAGGTGTACCAACCACACTTTGTGCTTACAAACAAAATATAAAATACAAAGATTACCTAGAAGAAAGTGTTAATGGTAAAATACTTCAAAAAAGGGATTTTTTTAATTTTGCATTGAAAATTTGGAATTTAGAACAAGAAAAAGCTAGAATTTATCTTGGAGAAAACAGAAAAAAATACCTTATAGCAGGTTCTTTAATCCTTTTTGCTTTATTTGAAAAGCAAAAACTCATTGTCATTGATGATGGTGTTAGAGAAGGTGTGTGTATAGCACATTTTAAAAATATTAAAATTTAA
- a CDS encoding GatB/YqeY domain-containing protein translates to MNLKDQILEDIKEAMRSKDDFKRNTLRTLNASFKQIEVDERITLDDERIYKTIASEIKKRNEAALAFNKGAREDLAQKELQEVAILSAYLPKQLSDEELESELKKLIEKLQINSLKEQGVLMKEAKAVFGVSVDGKRLNEMVRKLLA, encoded by the coding sequence ATGAATTTAAAAGATCAAATTTTAGAAGATATCAAAGAAGCTATGCGTAGCAAAGATGACTTCAAAAGAAACACTCTAAGAACGCTTAATGCTAGTTTTAAACAAATAGAAGTTGATGAAAGAATCACACTCGATGATGAAAGAATTTACAAAACCATTGCAAGTGAAATCAAAAAAAGAAACGAAGCTGCACTAGCTTTCAATAAAGGCGCTAGAGAAGATTTAGCACAAAAAGAACTTCAAGAAGTCGCTATTTTAAGTGCTTATTTACCTAAACAGCTAAGCGATGAGGAATTAGAAAGCGAATTAAAAAAACTGATAGAAAAATTACAAATTAATTCTTTAAAAGAACAAGGTGTTTTAATGAAAGAAGCTAAAGCAGTTTTTGGTGTGAGTGTTGATGGCAAAAGACTCAATGAAATGGTTAGAAAGCTTTTAGCATGA